A DNA window from Acidobacteriota bacterium contains the following coding sequences:
- a CDS encoding metal ABC transporter permease codes for MTVFEILLPAFVASLILTGIHSYLGIHVVERGVIFVDLSLAQIAAFGGTVGYLAGHEMHSTGSYVYSLVFTLLGAAIFALTKSHGRTRIPQEAIIGIVYAVSAACAVLVMSKATRETEHLKEMLVGNILSTSWSDLAKTAVLYALVGAFHFVFRERFLLISRNEAEAVRRGWNVKFWDFLFYASFGFVVTSSVAIAGVLLVFSFLIVPSVAAMLFAERIGVRLAIGWTMGVVVSAVGVWLSFTLDLPTGAAIVATFGAALLVLAAVRRFVPGPWRTAPA; via the coding sequence ATGACCGTCTTTGAGATCCTGCTCCCCGCGTTCGTCGCGAGCCTGATCCTCACGGGAATCCACTCCTACCTCGGGATCCACGTCGTGGAGCGGGGGGTCATCTTCGTGGATCTCTCGCTCGCGCAGATCGCGGCGTTCGGGGGAACGGTCGGGTACCTCGCGGGGCACGAGATGCACTCGACGGGCTCGTACGTCTATTCGCTCGTCTTCACGCTCCTCGGGGCCGCGATCTTCGCCCTCACGAAATCGCACGGCAGGACGCGCATTCCGCAGGAGGCGATCATCGGAATCGTCTACGCGGTCTCGGCGGCGTGCGCGGTCCTCGTCATGTCGAAGGCGACGCGCGAGACCGAGCACCTCAAGGAGATGCTCGTCGGGAACATCCTGTCCACGTCCTGGTCCGACCTCGCGAAAACGGCTGTCCTCTACGCGCTCGTCGGAGCGTTCCACTTCGTCTTCCGCGAGAGGTTCCTCCTGATCTCGCGCAACGAAGCCGAAGCGGTCCGCCGAGGCTGGAACGTGAAGTTCTGGGATTTCCTCTTCTACGCGTCGTTCGGGTTCGTCGTCACCAGCTCGGTCGCGATCGCGGGCGTGCTTCTCGTCTTCTCGTTCCTGATCGTGCCTTCCGTCGCGGCGATGCTGTTCGCCGAGCGCATCGGGGTGCGCCTCGCGATCGGCTGGACGATGGGCGTCGTCGTGTCGGCCGTCGGTGTCTGGCTCTCGTTCACGCTCGACCTGCCGACCGGCGCGGCGATCGTCGCGACGTTCGGGGCGGCGCTCCTGGTCCTCGCGGCCGTCCGCCGCTTCGTTCCCGGCCCCTGGAGGACCGCCCCGGCCTAG
- a CDS encoding beta-lactamase family protein gives MTRARAIGALALAMALGIGFGFGFSLKGEEGKRISAAGAPPAAGARPRALEEISSVFKSSMSEAGAVGAGLIVVRGSKTLLSSYVGLADRERGVAASPDIIWHWASITKTFTAVRLMQLRDRGKLALSDPIVKYVPELRAVHDAFGDVSEITLRHLLSHSAGFRSPTFPWGGDRDWHPAEPTRWEQVAAMLPYTEILFKPGSKYSYSNPGIVFLGRTIEALTGDDYEVAMAKDVFRPLGLSKAFYDRAPYDLEKDMARGYEGEIGAVKPTRANFDSGITVSNGGLDAPLPALAAWLAFLAGDGPQILSRASLEEMWTPVLPTEKPGESIGLCFFLREAGGTRWVGHSGDQNGFRSRFWLDPKTKVGFVAVMNTSATKGGKDLAKEADARLFEAFVKAAPALAGN, from the coding sequence GTGACACGCGCCCGCGCGATCGGCGCCTTGGCTCTCGCCATGGCGCTCGGAATCGGATTCGGATTCGGATTTTCTTTGAAGGGTGAAGAGGGGAAGCGCATCAGCGCGGCCGGGGCGCCTCCCGCCGCAGGGGCCCGACCCCGCGCACTCGAAGAAATCTCCTCCGTCTTCAAATCCTCGATGAGCGAAGCCGGCGCCGTCGGAGCGGGCCTGATCGTCGTGAGAGGGAGCAAGACTCTTCTCTCTTCTTACGTAGGGCTTGCGGATCGCGAGCGCGGGGTTGCGGCGTCGCCCGACATCATCTGGCACTGGGCGTCGATCACGAAGACGTTCACCGCCGTGCGTCTCATGCAGCTGCGCGACCGGGGAAAGCTCGCGCTCTCGGACCCGATCGTGAAGTACGTGCCCGAGCTGCGCGCCGTCCACGACGCCTTCGGCGACGTTTCGGAGATCACGCTGCGCCACCTGCTGTCGCACAGCGCGGGCTTCCGGTCGCCCACGTTCCCGTGGGGCGGGGACAGGGACTGGCACCCGGCCGAGCCGACGCGCTGGGAGCAGGTCGCCGCGATGCTCCCGTACACGGAGATCCTCTTCAAACCGGGCTCGAAGTACTCGTACTCGAATCCCGGCATCGTCTTTCTCGGACGGACGATCGAGGCGCTGACGGGCGACGACTACGAGGTCGCGATGGCCAAGGACGTGTTCAGGCCGCTCGGTCTCTCGAAGGCGTTCTACGACCGCGCGCCCTACGACCTCGAGAAGGATATGGCGCGAGGCTACGAGGGCGAAATCGGGGCCGTGAAGCCGACGCGCGCGAACTTCGACAGCGGAATCACGGTCTCGAACGGCGGCCTGGATGCGCCGCTGCCGGCCCTCGCCGCGTGGCTCGCGTTTCTCGCCGGGGACGGCCCGCAGATCCTGTCGCGCGCGTCGCTCGAGGAGATGTGGACCCCGGTCCTGCCGACGGAAAAGCCGGGGGAGTCGATTGGCCTGTGCTTTTTCCTGCGCGAGGCGGGCGGGACGCGCTGGGTCGGCCACTCCGGAGACCAGAACGGCTTCCGGAGCCGCTTCTGGCTGGACCCGAAGACGAAGGTCGGCTTCGTCGCCGTGATGAACACGAGCGCGACGAAGGGCGGCAAGGACCTCGCGAAGGAGGCCGACGCCCGGCTGTTCGAAGCATTCGTGAAGGCCGCACCCGCGCTCGCCGGGAACTGA
- a CDS encoding LD-carboxypeptidase, which produces MTVAIVTPSSPGSGLADTDFGVEIVKALGFKPKVFPHVGEATRYLAGPDEHRAADINAAFADPSVDGIFCLHGGYGASRILPLLDYETIRKNPKVLCGYSDITALLNAIHRLTGLVTFHGPVGSEVQTDYTLASFRKVLMTAQPAGRVAEPPAPRGPQREIVVDKENWIYKLAPGKGKGRLVGGNISVFSTLVGTPFEPELKGRILFLEEVGEDPYRIDRWLTQFLLTGKLSGLAGVALGKFAHCTPGEYKPSYGGQGQWTWQEVCKDRLGKLGIPVVANLVFGHVPDKATLPLGVMAELDGDAGTLTLLEAAVR; this is translated from the coding sequence ATGACGGTCGCAATCGTCACGCCCTCCTCCCCGGGATCGGGCCTCGCCGACACCGACTTCGGGGTCGAGATCGTGAAGGCCCTCGGCTTCAAGCCGAAGGTCTTCCCGCACGTGGGGGAGGCGACCCGCTACCTCGCGGGCCCCGACGAGCACCGCGCGGCCGACATCAACGCCGCGTTCGCGGATCCGTCCGTCGACGGGATCTTCTGCCTGCACGGCGGGTACGGCGCGTCGCGCATCCTCCCGCTCCTCGACTACGAGACGATCAGGAAGAACCCGAAGGTGCTCTGCGGTTACAGCGACATCACGGCGCTCCTGAACGCGATCCACCGCCTCACGGGCCTCGTCACGTTCCACGGCCCCGTCGGCTCGGAAGTGCAGACGGACTACACGCTCGCGTCGTTCCGGAAGGTGCTCATGACGGCGCAGCCCGCGGGCCGCGTGGCCGAGCCGCCCGCGCCAAGGGGACCGCAACGCGAGATCGTCGTCGACAAGGAGAACTGGATCTACAAGCTGGCTCCGGGAAAAGGGAAGGGACGGCTCGTCGGAGGGAACATCAGCGTCTTCTCGACGCTCGTCGGAACGCCGTTCGAGCCCGAGCTCAAGGGCCGCATCCTCTTCCTCGAGGAGGTCGGCGAGGACCCGTACCGCATCGACCGCTGGCTCACGCAGTTCCTCCTCACGGGCAAGCTCTCGGGCCTCGCGGGCGTCGCGCTCGGGAAGTTCGCGCACTGCACGCCCGGCGAGTACAAGCCGAGCTACGGCGGGCAGGGGCAGTGGACGTGGCAGGAGGTCTGCAAGGACCGCCTCGGCAAGCTCGGCATCCCCGTCGTCGCCAACCTGGTCTTCGGGCACGTGCCCGACAAGGCGACTCTCCCGCTCGGCGTCATGGCCGAGCTGGACGGCGACGCGGGCACGCTGACGCTGCTGGAGGCCGCCGTCCGGTGA
- a CDS encoding STAS domain-containing protein, translating into MHVEVRKVGDVVIVDLKGRLLAGVGDEILRNVVNELLAEGWKKILLNLSGVTVIDSSGTGELVASLKICGKFDASLKLLNLHERVRKSLHLSELLPVFEVFDDETAALHHYA; encoded by the coding sequence ATGCACGTTGAAGTACGCAAGGTCGGAGACGTCGTGATCGTCGACCTCAAGGGGCGGCTCCTCGCCGGGGTCGGCGACGAGATCCTGCGAAACGTCGTCAACGAGCTCCTCGCCGAGGGCTGGAAGAAGATCCTGCTGAACCTCTCCGGCGTGACCGTGATCGACAGTTCCGGCACGGGCGAGCTCGTCGCGAGCCTGAAGATCTGCGGAAAGTTCGACGCGAGCCTGAAGCTCCTGAACCTGCACGAGAGAGTGCGCAAGAGCCTGCACCTCTCCGAGCTCCTGCCCGTCTTCGAGGTCTTCGACGACGAGACGGCCGCCCTCCATCACTACGCGTAG
- a CDS encoding O-methyltransferase, with product MADTDSRAGLSYATREILDWVAKAHAPHDAAAGRAFDAPAAHGMPAIQLGPSEAKAVALLLKLAGAKKVVEVGTLAGYSALVMARALPGDGHLWTIEYEPKHARVARGNLEAAGLAGRVTVLEGAGLDVLPTLEALGPFDAVFIDADKRNYDGYGRWAAKNVRKGGLLIGDNAFLFGRLLEDSEEAAALRRFHEDAREAFDTVCLPTLDGLLIGLRR from the coding sequence ATGGCCGATACCGACTCGCGCGCGGGCCTCTCGTACGCGACGCGCGAGATCCTCGACTGGGTCGCGAAGGCTCACGCCCCGCACGACGCGGCGGCGGGGCGCGCGTTCGACGCGCCGGCCGCGCACGGGATGCCCGCGATCCAGCTCGGCCCGTCCGAGGCGAAGGCGGTGGCTCTCCTCCTGAAGCTCGCGGGAGCGAAGAAGGTCGTCGAGGTCGGGACGCTCGCGGGCTACTCGGCGCTCGTCATGGCGCGGGCGCTGCCCGGGGACGGGCACCTCTGGACGATCGAGTACGAACCGAAGCACGCGCGCGTCGCGCGCGGGAACCTCGAAGCGGCGGGCCTCGCCGGGCGCGTCACGGTCCTCGAGGGCGCGGGCCTCGACGTCCTGCCCACGCTCGAGGCGCTCGGCCCCTTCGACGCCGTCTTCATCGACGCCGATAAGCGGAACTACGACGGCTACGGCCGCTGGGCGGCGAAGAACGTCCGGAAGGGCGGCCTCCTGATCGGCGACAACGCGTTCCTTTTCGGGCGGCTTCTCGAGGATTCGGAGGAGGCTGCGGCGCTGCGCCGATTCCACGAAGACGCCCGCGAAGCCTTTGATACGGTTTGCCTTCCGACGCTGGACGGGCTGTTGATCGGCCTTCGCCGCTGA
- a CDS encoding zinc ABC transporter substrate-binding protein, translating to MKRREEDFLRRVKSAAAACCFLFACSAEAKKLKVVTTLSDFASLAASVGGDRVDTDALAKGYQDPHFVEPKPSFVLKLHDADVLIVAGLELEIGYLPPLLDQARNEKIRPTGAGYLDASAGCDILDKPAGQVTRAMGDVHPYGNPHYWLDPANGRVIARAIAAKLTALDPAGAADYAKNLADFESKLKAGEARWAARLAPFKGAKIVTYHSSWPNFAKAFGLDVVGFLEPKPGIPPSPQHKLEIINLMNAQKIPVILMEVYFDKKDPDFVASKTGATVVVIPPSVGGEPAAKDYISLFDVDVEKIASALEKSALEKKK from the coding sequence ATGAAGAGAAGAGAAGAAGACTTTCTTAGAAGGGTGAAGAGCGCCGCCGCAGCGTGCTGCTTCCTCTTCGCGTGTTCCGCCGAGGCGAAGAAGCTGAAGGTCGTCACGACGCTGTCGGACTTCGCGTCGCTCGCCGCCTCCGTCGGCGGCGACCGCGTCGACACCGACGCCCTCGCGAAGGGCTACCAGGACCCGCATTTCGTCGAGCCCAAGCCGTCGTTCGTGCTGAAGCTCCACGACGCGGACGTCCTGATCGTCGCGGGCCTCGAGCTCGAGATCGGCTATCTGCCGCCGCTCCTCGACCAGGCGCGCAACGAGAAGATCCGGCCGACGGGCGCGGGCTATCTCGACGCCTCCGCCGGCTGCGACATCCTCGACAAGCCCGCCGGGCAGGTGACGCGCGCGATGGGCGACGTCCACCCTTACGGGAACCCGCACTACTGGCTCGACCCGGCGAACGGCCGCGTGATCGCCCGGGCGATCGCGGCGAAGCTCACGGCGCTCGACCCCGCCGGCGCCGCCGACTACGCGAAGAACCTCGCGGACTTCGAGTCGAAGCTCAAAGCCGGCGAGGCGCGCTGGGCCGCGCGGCTCGCGCCGTTCAAGGGCGCGAAGATCGTCACGTACCACAGCTCGTGGCCGAACTTCGCGAAAGCGTTCGGCCTCGACGTCGTCGGGTTCCTCGAGCCGAAGCCCGGCATCCCGCCCTCGCCCCAGCACAAGCTCGAGATCATCAACCTCATGAACGCTCAGAAGATCCCGGTCATCCTGATGGAGGTCTACTTCGACAAGAAGGACCCGGACTTCGTCGCGTCGAAGACGGGCGCGACGGTCGTCGTGATCCCGCCCTCCGTCGGCGGCGAACCGGCCGCGAAGGACTACATTTCTCTCTTCGACGTCGACGTCGAGAAGATCGCCTCGGCCCTGGAAAAGAGCGCCCTGGAGAAGAAGAAATGA